The following proteins are co-located in the Clostridia bacterium genome:
- a CDS encoding ATP-binding protein: MARTGVDKADKAMTAKLFQSAMITLLIAELTGALTAIIDSMLTGRFLGAGALAAFGLGGPYFSIASIISGILMVGSINMMTKAVGRGDLKGLSGVYSLTVTLGVALSALFCVGGLVFTEGLAGLFGAKAASAEVFSDTVAYLRGIFIGAPGFIMFVVLTPMLQLDGATSLPKVASVVNAAVDIIGDLLNIFVFDGGMFGMGLASAISHYAALAVVLLHFAGKKKRSLRYSAKEMRAKNIAPLLKDGAPRAVCMLGRALLPILLNALVLRIAGDAGVTALSASTGSSFALGSLGWGIGGAVLMMSGIMVGEQNIHGLKTVTSTALKDILIGVTALAAAVFCASPFIASVFIPEAGATRDMATSALRCYACCLPFLAFNVSSAGYLQALSRGWASVFVNIGIEVALPAAAAYALSSFMGTDGVWLAFPIGQALLSALIVISAFVFRDKSRSGAEAHMFLPRGFGVSDDDLIEASPQTVEESAAFAERLAGFCAERGVDAKTANRLALCAEEMAVNVIKHGFTKDGKPHNLAVRVIVKDGAPVLRLRDDCVLFNFKEKAEKWEYDPENPEKGVGIRTVMAAAKDISYTATMKTNNLIITV, encoded by the coding sequence ATGGCGCGCACTGGCGTTGACAAAGCGGATAAGGCGATGACGGCTAAGCTCTTTCAGAGCGCGATGATAACGCTGCTCATAGCGGAGCTGACGGGAGCGCTGACCGCGATAATAGACTCCATGCTGACGGGGCGCTTCCTCGGCGCGGGAGCGCTCGCGGCGTTCGGCCTCGGCGGCCCGTATTTCAGCATCGCCTCGATAATCAGCGGCATTCTTATGGTCGGCAGCATCAATATGATGACGAAGGCCGTCGGCCGCGGCGATCTGAAGGGGCTTTCCGGCGTATACTCGCTGACCGTAACGCTCGGCGTCGCGCTTTCCGCGCTGTTCTGCGTCGGCGGGCTCGTTTTCACGGAGGGGCTCGCGGGACTTTTCGGCGCGAAGGCGGCGAGCGCGGAGGTCTTTTCCGATACCGTCGCGTACCTGCGCGGCATATTCATCGGCGCGCCGGGCTTCATAATGTTCGTCGTGCTGACTCCGATGCTGCAGCTTGACGGAGCGACGTCGCTTCCGAAGGTCGCGAGCGTCGTCAACGCCGCCGTAGACATAATCGGCGACCTGCTCAACATCTTCGTCTTTGACGGAGGGATGTTCGGGATGGGACTGGCGAGCGCGATAAGCCACTACGCCGCCCTCGCCGTAGTGCTCCTGCACTTCGCGGGCAAAAAGAAGAGATCGCTCCGCTACTCCGCGAAGGAGATGCGGGCGAAGAATATTGCGCCGCTGCTGAAGGACGGCGCTCCGCGCGCGGTATGTATGCTCGGCCGCGCGCTGCTCCCGATACTGCTGAACGCGCTCGTGCTCCGCATCGCCGGAGACGCGGGCGTGACCGCGCTCTCCGCGAGCACCGGCAGTTCCTTCGCGCTCGGCTCGCTCGGCTGGGGGATAGGCGGCGCGGTGCTGATGATGAGCGGCATAATGGTCGGCGAGCAGAATATCCACGGTTTGAAGACCGTTACCTCTACGGCGTTAAAGGATATACTTATCGGCGTGACCGCGCTTGCGGCCGCGGTATTCTGCGCTTCGCCGTTCATCGCCTCGGTGTTCATACCGGAGGCGGGGGCGACGCGGGATATGGCGACGTCGGCGCTGCGCTGCTACGCGTGCTGTCTGCCGTTCCTCGCGTTCAACGTATCGTCCGCGGGCTACCTGCAGGCGCTTTCGCGCGGCTGGGCGTCGGTGTTTGTGAATATCGGCATAGAGGTAGCGCTTCCGGCGGCCGCGGCTTACGCGCTCAGTTCGTTTATGGGAACGGACGGCGTGTGGCTGGCGTTCCCGATCGGGCAGGCGCTTCTCAGCGCGCTGATAGTGATAAGCGCGTTTGTCTTCAGGGATAAGAGCAGAAGCGGCGCGGAGGCGCATATGTTCCTGCCGCGCGGCTTCGGCGTGTCTGACGATGATCTGATAGAGGCGTCGCCGCAGACGGTGGAGGAGTCCGCCGCCTTCGCGGAACGTCTTGCCGGCTTCTGCGCCGAGCGCGGCGTGGACGCGAAGACCGCCAACCGCCTCGCGCTCTGCGCGGAGGAGATGGCGGTCAACGTCATCAAACACGGCTTCACTAAGGACGGCAAACCGCATAACCTCGCGGTCCGCGTGATAGTCAAGGACGGCGCGCCCGTCCTGCGCCTGCGCGACGACTGCGTGCTTTTCAACTTCAAGGAGAAGGCGGAGAAGTGGGAGTACGATCCGGAAAATCCGGAGAAGGGCGTCGGCATCCGCACCGTCATGGCTGCCGCGAAGGACATCTCCTACACCGCCACGATGAAGACTAACAACCTGATAATAACCGTGTGA